One Burkholderia gladioli genomic window, GGTCGTCGGGCACCAGCGGCGGCGCATTCTGCCCCAGCAGGCTCGGCGAGCCGACCAGCATCTGCTCGGTGCGCCAGAGCGGCCGCACCACGATATTGGCATTCTCGGGCGGCTCGGAGCGCACCCGCAGCGCGATGTCGATCGAATCCTCGAACAGGTCGATCACCTGGTTCGTCACGCGGACCTGGACGCGGACCTCGGGATATCGACGGAGGAATTCGGGCAGCAGCCGCGACATCATGGTCTGCGACAGCGTGACCGGCACGCTGACGCGCACCGTGCCGCGCGGCGAGGCCCGCAACTGCTGCACCGCGTTCATCGCCGCCTGCGCCTCGGCCAGCATCGCCTGGCAGTGCTGGTAGAACAACTGTCCCGCCTCGGTCAGCGCCAGCTTGCGCGTCGAGCGCTGCAGCAGGCGCACGCCGAGCGTCGCCTCAAGCTCGGTCAGCCGCCGCGAGAGGCGCGATTTCGAGATTCCCAGGACACGCTCGGCAGCCGAAAAACCACCGTGCTCGACGACCTGCGAGAAGTACATCAGGTCGTTCAGATTGTGTGCGTCGATATTCATTTCATCGTTCCAATTGCAGAACGATCCATTGCGGATCGCGCGGAAGTAATCCGCTGGCCGATCCATATAATAACTTTGACTTCGCTCAATCGATCATTCAGGAAAATATACGATGCCCGTATCGCGCTCGATCCAGCGCGTCTATCCGTCATTACGGGCGACGGAAGGCGCCGGTTTCCAGGTTCATCGCCCGTTCCCCACACGGCTGCTGGCCGACTTCGACCCGTTCCTGCTGCTCGACGAAATGGGGCCGGTGGAGTACGCGCCCGGCACGGCCCGCGGCGCGCCCGATCATCCGCATCGCGGCTTCGAAACCGTGACCTACATCCTCGAGGGACATTTCCGTCATCGCGATTCGGCGGGCCATAGCGGCGAATTACGCGCCGGCGACGTGCAGTGGATGACGGCCGGCTCGGGGCTGATTCACAGCGAAATGCCCGATCCCGAATTCGCGGCAACCGGTGGTCGCGCGCACGGCTTCCAGCTGTGGGTGAACCTGCGCCGTGCCGACAAGAAACTCACGCCGCGCTACCAGGAGATCGCCTCGGCCGATATCCCGCGCGTGCTGTCCGAGGACGGCCGCGGCAGCATCAGGGTGATCGCCGGCGAGGCCTTCGGCGCCAGGGCCGCGGTCGAGACGCAGACGCCGCTCGTCTACCTGCATCTGTCCTTGCAGCCCGAGGCGCGGCTCGCCGTGCCGGTGCCGCGCGAATTCCGCGTGTTCGCCTACCCGATCGCCGGCGCCGGCCACTATGGCGCGAGCCGGCAGGTCAGCGGCCCGCAGCAGATGATCGTGTTCGAGAACGACGGCGACACGGTCGAGATCGCCGCCGGCGATGCGCCGCTCGAGGTGCTGCTGCTCGGCGGCCAGCCGATCGGCGAGCCGATCGTGCGCTACGGCCCCTTCGTGATGAACACCGAGCAGGACATCCTCGATGCGGTCGCCGATTACCAGGCCGGCCGGATGGGCCGGATCTGCCGCTGAGTCCGGACGTCGCCCGGGAATTGCGTCAAAATGCAGGCTTCTTGCGGCTGAGCGCCGCGTCGACCGAAGGAAGCCCCTGCCTTGAATTTTGAACACCTGATCCAGATCAACGCGTCGGACAACCCGATGTTGCCGACGCTGACCCGCGAGCAACTCTGGGAAGGCCTCGTGCTGCGTGCCGAACAGCCGCAACTGTTCGTGATCGGGCTCGACAGCTGCGAGATCCAGTCGCGCACCGACACCGTGCTCGAGC contains:
- a CDS encoding LysR family transcriptional regulator, whose protein sequence is MNIDAHNLNDLMYFSQVVEHGGFSAAERVLGISKSRLSRRLTELEATLGVRLLQRSTRKLALTEAGQLFYQHCQAMLAEAQAAMNAVQQLRASPRGTVRVSVPVTLSQTMMSRLLPEFLRRYPEVRVQVRVTNQVIDLFEDSIDIALRVRSEPPENANIVVRPLWRTEQMLVGSPSLLGQNAPPLVPDDLVRFETLDTPSGDGRHVFNLIAPDGTRHVHEHEPRLVTADLMTIREAVLDGVGIAALPEMMYGGALRAGQLSPVMPGWTLPVPQLYAVFVSRQGMPPAVRSFVDFLVEKLDRDYREPECPERDEKHKQAAKAAKAGKPAESGILA
- a CDS encoding pirin family protein → MPVSRSIQRVYPSLRATEGAGFQVHRPFPTRLLADFDPFLLLDEMGPVEYAPGTARGAPDHPHRGFETVTYILEGHFRHRDSAGHSGELRAGDVQWMTAGSGLIHSEMPDPEFAATGGRAHGFQLWVNLRRADKKLTPRYQEIASADIPRVLSEDGRGSIRVIAGEAFGARAAVETQTPLVYLHLSLQPEARLAVPVPREFRVFAYPIAGAGHYGASRQVSGPQQMIVFENDGDTVEIAAGDAPLEVLLLGGQPIGEPIVRYGPFVMNTEQDILDAVADYQAGRMGRICR